From a region of the Actinomadura luzonensis genome:
- a CDS encoding enolase C-terminal domain-like protein, whose product MKIVDVRATTVAVPLEAPLRHSNGAHWGRFVRTIVEVEADNGLVGLGEMGGGGESAEAAFRALLPYLRDHDPFQLEALRFKIANPTASLYNNRTQLLAAIEFACLDLIGQHLGVAVCDLLGGRVRDAVPFASYLFFRYADEGQAEIRTPDQLVGHTRALKEAHGFTVHKLKGGVFPPDYELECYRALAEAFPGDRLRYDPNAVLSVAEGLRFGKAIEGLNNDYLEDPVWGLEGLRAVREQVRVPLATNTVVVNFEQLASNVLRRAADVVLLDTTFWGGIRPCVKAAGVCETFQLGVAVHSSGELGVQLATMLHLGAVLPNLTYAADAHYHQLRDDVIEGGKLAYSDGAIAVPSGPGLGVRLDREQVARYAELYRELGGYPYDRDPGRPGWYATVPNERFADPEAATP is encoded by the coding sequence GTGAAGATCGTCGACGTCCGGGCCACCACGGTCGCCGTGCCCCTGGAGGCGCCGCTGCGGCACAGCAACGGCGCCCACTGGGGGCGCTTCGTCCGCACGATCGTCGAGGTCGAGGCCGACAACGGGCTCGTCGGCCTGGGCGAGATGGGCGGCGGCGGGGAGAGCGCGGAGGCGGCCTTCCGCGCGCTGCTGCCGTACCTGCGCGACCACGACCCCTTCCAGCTGGAGGCCCTGCGCTTCAAGATCGCCAATCCGACGGCCTCGCTCTACAACAACCGCACCCAGCTCCTCGCCGCGATCGAGTTCGCCTGCCTCGACCTCATCGGGCAGCATCTCGGGGTGGCGGTCTGCGACCTGCTCGGCGGGCGGGTGCGCGACGCGGTGCCGTTCGCGTCGTACCTGTTCTTCCGGTACGCCGACGAGGGCCAGGCCGAGATCCGCACCCCCGACCAGCTCGTCGGGCACACCCGGGCGCTCAAGGAGGCCCACGGCTTCACCGTCCACAAGCTCAAGGGCGGCGTCTTCCCGCCGGACTACGAGCTGGAGTGCTACCGGGCGCTGGCCGAGGCGTTCCCCGGAGACCGGCTGCGCTACGACCCGAACGCGGTGTTGTCGGTGGCCGAGGGGCTGCGGTTCGGCAAGGCCATCGAGGGGCTGAACAACGACTACCTGGAGGACCCGGTCTGGGGTCTGGAGGGGCTGCGGGCCGTTCGGGAGCAGGTCCGGGTGCCGCTGGCGACCAACACCGTCGTCGTCAACTTCGAGCAGCTCGCCTCCAACGTGCTGCGCAGGGCCGCCGACGTGGTGCTGCTGGACACCACGTTCTGGGGCGGCATCCGGCCGTGCGTGAAGGCGGCGGGGGTGTGCGAGACGTTCCAGCTCGGCGTGGCCGTGCACTCCTCGGGGGAGCTGGGCGTCCAGCTCGCGACCATGCTGCACCTCGGCGCGGTGCTGCCGAACCTCACCTACGCCGCCGACGCCCACTACCACCAGCTCCGCGACGACGTGATCGAGGGCGGCAAGCTGGCCTACTCGGACGGGGCCATCGCGGTGCCGTCGGGGCCCGGGCTCGGCGTGCGGCTGGACCGGGAGCAGGTGGCGCGCTACGCCGAGCTGTACCGCGAGCTGGGCGGCTATCCCTACGACCGCGATCCTGGCCGGCCCGGCTGGTACGCCACCGTCCCGAACGAGCGTTTCGCCGACCCGGAGGCCGCCACCCCATAA